A portion of the Ignavibacteriales bacterium genome contains these proteins:
- the udk gene encoding uridine kinase: MQSLIIGIAGGTGSGKTTVTAKILKSLDEERIVVIQHDSYYRDLGTYHGLTPDKINFDHPDSLETDLLVQHLRTLRDGDIIDQPIYNFTTHLRLKETRLLEPKEIIIVEGILIFVDKALRDLMDIKIFLDTDADERLIRRIRRDILERGRSVDSVMSQYMNTVKPMHLEFVEPSKHWADIIIPRGAENTVAIDMVVTKIKSMFNQKVGAMN, encoded by the coding sequence ATGCAATCATTGATCATAGGCATTGCGGGAGGGACGGGATCTGGCAAGACGACAGTCACAGCAAAGATCCTCAAGTCGCTCGATGAGGAAAGAATCGTCGTTATTCAGCACGATTCCTACTATCGCGACCTGGGCACCTATCATGGCCTCACGCCCGACAAGATCAACTTTGATCATCCCGACTCGCTCGAGACAGATCTGCTTGTCCAGCATCTTCGCACATTGCGTGACGGGGATATTATCGACCAGCCAATCTATAATTTCACAACGCACCTGCGTCTCAAGGAAACCAGATTGCTGGAACCCAAGGAGATCATCATCGTGGAGGGCATCCTCATTTTTGTAGACAAGGCACTTCGGGATCTCATGGATATCAAGATTTTTCTCGACACCGATGCGGACGAGCGCCTGATCCGGCGCATTCGCCGCGACATCCTGGAGCGTGGTCGATCGGTCGATTCTGTGATGAGTCAATACATGAACACGGTTAAGCCGATGCATCTGGAGTTCGTTGAACCCAGCAAGCATTGGGCCGACATCATCATACCCCGCGGTGCAGAAAATACGGTGGCAATCGATATGGTAGTTACGAAAATCAAATCGATGTTTAACCAAAAAGTTGGAGCCATGAACTGA
- a CDS encoding glycosyltransferase yields MIIPTQIQILLGISTLFYAVVVIGLLAGIRRLHYHPSQSKPHVSVIVAARNEEENIGFLLDHLVRQDYPDFEVIIVNDRSTDQSTSIVERFQQQYPFVRLINVDSVPYDMPPKKNALAQGVASSKGEILCFTDADCFPPPQWVSSIVAAFDHETGLVAGYSPYSAPLTTNGTRSQGALWLRKFIEYEEFKGATWAAGAIGMKKAWLCTGRSLAYRRVVYDELGGFERIKRSVSGDDDLFLQLVRLHTSWKIRYATNPASFVPTMPPSTFGAFLQQRVRHFSAGKFFPFSMKAFFFAFHASNALILGALAVAIVSGFSTALVWPYVAKCIIDAVLFLRAAPLFGQMKFWSSFLFMESLYVLYNSFIGPLGFMKRYEWKPSKRP; encoded by the coding sequence ATGATAATCCCGACCCAGATACAAATACTTCTCGGCATCTCGACTCTTTTCTATGCAGTTGTGGTGATTGGATTGCTGGCGGGGATACGCCGCCTTCACTACCACCCATCTCAATCAAAACCCCATGTGTCAGTAATCGTGGCAGCCCGAAATGAGGAAGAGAACATTGGGTTTCTTCTTGATCATCTTGTTCGCCAGGACTATCCTGATTTTGAAGTGATCATCGTAAATGATCGATCCACCGACCAAAGTACTTCGATCGTCGAACGCTTCCAGCAACAATACCCGTTTGTCCGGTTGATAAACGTTGATTCAGTTCCTTACGACATGCCTCCAAAGAAGAACGCCCTTGCGCAAGGGGTGGCTTCAAGCAAAGGTGAGATCCTCTGTTTCACGGATGCAGACTGCTTTCCTCCACCCCAGTGGGTTTCATCCATTGTCGCTGCATTTGATCATGAAACCGGACTTGTGGCCGGGTACTCACCCTATTCTGCGCCCCTAACAACGAATGGCACGCGTTCTCAAGGTGCCTTGTGGCTGCGCAAATTCATTGAGTACGAAGAATTCAAGGGGGCAACCTGGGCTGCAGGTGCGATAGGAATGAAGAAAGCGTGGCTGTGTACAGGTCGATCACTTGCATACCGTCGCGTGGTTTACGACGAACTGGGAGGATTTGAAAGGATCAAGCGCTCCGTGAGCGGCGACGACGATCTCTTCTTGCAGCTTGTGCGACTGCATACATCATGGAAGATTCGATACGCTACAAATCCGGCAAGTTTTGTTCCGACAATGCCTCCATCCACTTTTGGAGCTTTTCTCCAACAGCGGGTACGTCACTTCTCCGCCGGGAAGTTCTTTCCCTTTTCTATGAAGGCGTTCTTTTTTGCATTTCACGCTTCGAATGCCTTGATTCTTGGTGCTCTGGCGGTTGCGATTGTCTCCGGGTTTTCCACTGCCCTCGTATGGCCCTACGTCGCGAAATGCATCATCGACGCGGTATTGTTTCTTCGTGCAGCACCCCTCTTCGGCCAAATGAAATTCTGGTCCTCATTCCTGTTCATGGAATCTTTGTACGTCCTCTATAACTCGTTCATCGGGCCGTTGGGATTCATGAAGCGATACGAATGGAAACCCTCGAAACGCCCATGA
- a CDS encoding lysylphosphatidylglycerol synthase transmembrane domain-containing protein, whose translation METLETPMTDRNLSGDKVRQVTFVILRAALGVALLIVLFHYISVIDLVNSWRNARVEYLSGAVLLAGANLGVQILKWRYFVRLVNPASTTMQVVASFMFGMSMGTVTPGQIGEFGGRALGHNSLRAGTVVGLTLVDRLQMICVLGLAGVVSLPFLFHLGTPAAVLIIVPTAATLGLLFFNPQIVPILIRRLNLKILKRPSVQDFTDSVVVFRFEQLLRSLIYSVVFYLIVYVQMYLLLNAFSQVGPVDAFLGFASMMLLKALVPISLGDLGVREVSSVYFFSLRGVAHATSLSASLLLFAINVLAPSIVGLIFMPKFPSK comes from the coding sequence ATGGAAACCCTCGAAACGCCCATGACAGATCGGAATCTCTCTGGTGACAAGGTACGACAAGTCACGTTTGTGATTCTGCGAGCTGCACTCGGGGTTGCACTCCTCATTGTGTTGTTTCACTATATAAGTGTTATCGATTTGGTGAACTCGTGGCGAAACGCTCGTGTTGAGTATCTCTCCGGAGCAGTGCTCCTTGCAGGTGCGAACCTGGGGGTGCAGATACTCAAGTGGCGATACTTCGTACGCCTCGTAAACCCCGCAAGCACCACTATGCAGGTGGTGGCCTCGTTTATGTTTGGGATGTCAATGGGAACAGTGACGCCTGGTCAAATCGGCGAGTTTGGGGGAAGAGCTCTCGGGCACAATTCGCTGCGGGCCGGGACGGTGGTCGGGCTTACGCTCGTGGACCGGCTTCAGATGATCTGTGTTCTTGGCCTCGCTGGTGTTGTAAGCCTACCTTTCCTCTTTCACTTGGGGACTCCAGCTGCCGTACTGATCATTGTGCCAACCGCCGCGACACTGGGCCTTCTCTTCTTCAATCCACAGATTGTGCCCATCCTGATCAGACGTCTCAACCTGAAAATATTGAAGCGACCTTCCGTCCAGGATTTCACTGATTCGGTGGTTGTATTCCGTTTCGAGCAGTTGCTCCGATCACTCATCTATTCTGTCGTGTTCTATTTGATTGTGTACGTGCAGATGTATCTACTTCTCAATGCGTTTTCGCAGGTTGGTCCTGTCGACGCGTTCCTGGGATTCGCCTCCATGATGCTGCTCAAAGCACTTGTTCCTATTTCTTTGGGAGATTTGGGTGTCAGGGAAGTCAGTTCCGTCTATTTCTTTTCTCTTCGCGGAGTCGCTCATGCAACCTCACTGAGCGCTTCCCTTCTGCTCTTTGCCATTAACGTGCTGGCACCATCCATCGTTGGATTGATTTTCATGCCAAAGTTCCCATCGAAATGA
- a CDS encoding glycosyltransferase has translation MTTTIVITLLALSLAYYLHFLWKVSRGLTATTGRFNTAIPMVSVVVAARNEEEHIEECILSLGRQSYDRTKYEVVLVDDHSQDRTLAKAKEAAATMGHFKCTLLSCADTPAQQGKPTAIALGISRSEGEIILCTDADCIAPSEWIASTVRCFQPDVAFVAGLVAERPHDSLFSKLQSLEFLGLISTGAGLIGSGDPIICNGANIAYRKSAFQSVHGYGDGRSSCDDETLMQRMMMRNAGKVIFNFDSAAIVTTSTPETIRAFWNQRTRWASKHGHYEDKRILLRLILLYSFFLIVFVSGVTAAMYPILMLPLLVVLAIKGIAEFTILRIGARLLQQPFTVWHFLIAELCHVPYIVFAAFVGQFGTLRWKNRNFGR, from the coding sequence ATGACAACAACGATCGTCATAACACTGCTTGCGCTCTCACTCGCCTACTACCTCCATTTCCTGTGGAAGGTCTCGCGCGGCCTGACAGCGACGACAGGACGATTCAATACAGCCATCCCGATGGTCAGCGTTGTCGTTGCCGCCCGAAACGAGGAGGAGCATATCGAAGAGTGCATCCTGTCTCTTGGCAGGCAGTCATACGATCGGACAAAGTACGAGGTAGTCCTCGTCGATGATCATTCGCAAGATCGGACTTTAGCGAAGGCAAAAGAAGCGGCTGCCACAATGGGACACTTCAAATGCACATTGTTGTCATGCGCGGATACTCCTGCGCAACAAGGGAAACCTACCGCAATCGCACTCGGAATCAGCAGGTCGGAGGGCGAGATCATCCTTTGCACTGACGCTGATTGCATCGCTCCATCTGAATGGATAGCCTCTACGGTCAGATGTTTCCAGCCGGACGTTGCATTCGTTGCAGGACTCGTGGCCGAACGTCCGCATGATTCACTTTTCTCAAAGCTCCAATCCCTCGAGTTCCTGGGATTGATTTCGACCGGCGCGGGCCTGATTGGATCCGGGGACCCCATCATCTGCAATGGAGCCAACATTGCTTACCGTAAGTCAGCATTTCAATCCGTCCATGGCTACGGTGACGGTCGTAGTTCTTGCGACGACGAGACCTTGATGCAACGAATGATGATGCGAAATGCCGGCAAGGTCATTTTCAACTTTGATTCCGCTGCTATTGTCACCACCTCAACACCCGAAACGATCAGGGCTTTCTGGAATCAGCGAACACGTTGGGCTTCGAAACACGGACACTACGAGGACAAACGGATTCTTCTTCGTTTGATATTGCTTTACAGTTTCTTCCTGATTGTTTTCGTCTCTGGTGTGACCGCGGCGATGTATCCAATCCTCATGCTCCCCCTCCTGGTCGTTCTCGCGATCAAAGGCATCGCTGAGTTCACAATTCTCAGAATCGGTGCACGTTTGCTCCAACAACCCTTCACAGTGTGGCACTTTCTGATTGCAGAGCTTTGTCACGTTCCGTATATTGTTTTCGCGGCGTTCGTTGGACAGTTCGGCACTCTCCGTTGGAAGAACAGGAACTTCGGGCGATGA
- a CDS encoding polysaccharide deacetylase family protein: protein MSFLNAVAAPILFPSILWRTTSQAIHITFDDGPHPAATPHVLDILKKRNILATFFLLGRNVERYPEVAREIVESGHTIGSHGHTHTSMLFRSSTFQMNEIRAADAAIGEILGQKAEFFRPPYGHFDMRTLRLAKAEGHKVVMWDVDARDFRQPESSRILNSVSKQARQGSIILLHDNENTAHTVGQYLDPLLERLSSDGFKFSALTL from the coding sequence ATGAGTTTTCTCAACGCTGTCGCGGCACCCATTTTGTTTCCATCGATTCTGTGGCGCACAACGAGCCAGGCGATCCATATTACATTCGACGATGGCCCTCATCCTGCGGCAACGCCACACGTGCTGGACATCCTGAAGAAACGAAACATCCTCGCTACGTTTTTTCTTCTTGGGAGGAACGTGGAGCGTTACCCGGAGGTGGCACGCGAAATCGTTGAGAGCGGCCACACCATCGGAAGTCATGGCCACACGCACACATCAATGCTGTTCAGGTCGTCTACGTTTCAAATGAATGAAATCAGAGCGGCCGATGCCGCGATAGGGGAAATCCTCGGCCAGAAAGCTGAATTCTTCCGGCCCCCCTATGGCCATTTTGACATGCGAACTCTTCGTTTGGCAAAGGCCGAGGGGCATAAAGTGGTGATGTGGGATGTTGATGCACGGGACTTCAGGCAACCGGAGTCAAGCCGCATCTTGAATTCGGTTTCGAAGCAAGCCAGACAGGGTTCCATTATTCTCCTCCACGACAACGAAAACACTGCACACACCGTTGGCCAATATCTCGATCCACTGCTCGAGCGTCTTTCCAGCGACGGTTTCAAGTTCTCAGCACTGACACTATGA
- a CDS encoding glycosyltransferase produces the protein MILLYLLAAFLLLYLVQIGVMLFAVRQPRDVIDDSVRPFVSVVIAARDEQENLAACLESTLHQTYGQKAFEVIVINDHSTDRTEQICKEFQERFDNFSYLNAREDAQLRGKTNALDQGIEKARGDVILITDADCSVPPTWVECTARRYIGSVGIVGGLTLQRASTRFEGMQSLDWAFLLGLAAATMSLRIPLSTIGNNLSFRKSAYLEVGGYRKIPFSVTEDFMLFQAIVQAKRWNYICPIDPKVLVISQPCSGWRELIRQKHRWGKGGLDMKLTGFSIMAIGFGLNLLVLLGLAAGEYIASTAALLTKMLGEFAFLFSILQKQRHLLLLRYFLWFELYFMAYVLVLPFMVFFGGRVIWKGRTY, from the coding sequence ATGATTCTTCTTTACCTCCTTGCCGCATTTCTCCTACTCTATCTTGTGCAGATAGGCGTCATGCTATTTGCAGTGCGCCAGCCAAGAGATGTAATCGACGATTCCGTCAGGCCATTCGTGTCCGTCGTCATTGCGGCGCGCGATGAACAAGAGAACCTTGCGGCATGTCTCGAATCGACATTGCACCAAACCTACGGGCAGAAGGCCTTTGAGGTCATCGTCATCAACGACCATTCAACCGATCGCACTGAGCAAATCTGCAAAGAATTTCAGGAGCGTTTTGACAATTTCAGCTATTTGAACGCCCGCGAAGACGCACAACTACGGGGGAAGACCAATGCCCTTGATCAAGGCATCGAAAAAGCAAGAGGTGATGTTATCCTGATAACCGATGCTGACTGTTCCGTCCCCCCTACCTGGGTGGAATGTACAGCACGAAGATACATCGGATCTGTTGGCATCGTCGGCGGATTGACCCTCCAGCGGGCGAGCACAAGGTTTGAGGGAATGCAGTCCCTCGACTGGGCGTTTCTTCTTGGGCTGGCGGCAGCCACCATGTCTCTCCGTATACCGCTCAGCACTATCGGAAACAACCTCTCCTTCCGCAAATCCGCATATCTGGAAGTTGGGGGGTACCGGAAGATCCCATTCAGCGTTACAGAAGATTTCATGCTTTTCCAGGCCATCGTTCAAGCGAAACGATGGAACTACATATGTCCGATTGATCCCAAGGTCCTTGTAATCAGTCAGCCATGCTCAGGCTGGCGGGAGTTGATCCGCCAGAAACACAGGTGGGGAAAAGGCGGACTCGATATGAAACTGACTGGCTTCTCCATAATGGCAATTGGATTTGGATTGAATCTCCTAGTACTTCTCGGACTTGCGGCCGGGGAGTATATTGCGAGTACAGCAGCTCTTCTCACGAAAATGTTGGGTGAGTTCGCTTTCCTGTTCTCAATTCTCCAGAAGCAACGACACCTTCTACTGCTGCGGTACTTCCTGTGGTTCGAGCTCTACTTCATGGCGTATGTTCTGGTTCTGCCCTTCATGGTGTTCTTTGGCGGGCGCGTCATCTGGAAAGGGCGGACATATTGA
- a CDS encoding CehA/McbA family metallohydrolase, with translation MFPLQDLWILPAFLYAETHYRFPYCFSLLKTREPEVIADAPHRLEPNHHLPVMILVKDAHLYPATLAQIRIKVSQDNRLIQSSDHLEKPIELRERISWHLIHLDLSGLAGWVDIDVEFTLECRGRSRTYHNDNHRTSSRKPLRVYLAKDSLPRFDDLYLGDPHTHSHFTDDQVEFGIPLFPAITLAKALGLAYYAVTDHSYDLDDDVDSYLTNDPTLAKWRQFQAEVDHLNSRESDFVVVRGEEVSCRNSDEKNVHLLVMGQREFIYGSGDGAERWNHTTSEHSAREVLAIKSADSPAFAAHAKEPVPFLQRLLLGRGVWTDADLALDALTGLQILNGRCDESFWEGYRAWTRQLLKGKKLIAIAGNDAHGNFNRFRQIGIPFLLIKENNDQIFGKMRTGLFVNGGLSEQNVLQAFESGSAIMTDGPVIRLIAVGGDHSQSGIGGSVTGPTIRLELDVLSTPEFGEIGSVKLILGKIGDSTERTAYRIDGNNGFLLRKEFSVNPSGACYARAEVWTIASNSFDGQEHYCLTNPIWIRSA, from the coding sequence ATGTTTCCTCTTCAAGATCTTTGGATCCTTCCCGCCTTCCTCTATGCCGAAACTCACTACCGGTTTCCATATTGTTTCAGCCTGCTCAAGACAAGAGAACCTGAAGTAATTGCCGATGCGCCCCATCGGCTCGAGCCAAATCATCATTTGCCGGTGATGATACTTGTCAAGGATGCACACCTCTACCCCGCGACATTGGCTCAAATACGCATCAAAGTCTCTCAGGACAATCGCCTCATACAGAGCAGTGATCATCTTGAAAAACCTATCGAGTTGCGCGAGAGGATTTCGTGGCATCTGATTCATCTGGACTTGTCAGGGCTCGCGGGTTGGGTTGACATTGACGTAGAGTTTACACTTGAATGTCGTGGCCGCTCAAGAACGTATCACAATGATAATCACAGGACCTCCTCGCGCAAACCGCTAAGGGTCTACCTGGCCAAGGATTCTCTCCCACGATTTGATGATCTCTATTTGGGTGATCCACACACCCATTCACATTTCACTGATGACCAAGTGGAATTTGGAATTCCTCTGTTCCCGGCCATCACGCTCGCAAAGGCGTTGGGGTTGGCATATTACGCTGTCACTGATCATTCTTACGATCTCGACGATGATGTAGACTCGTATCTCACGAACGACCCAACTTTGGCCAAATGGCGGCAATTCCAGGCCGAAGTTGATCACCTGAACTCTCGTGAGAGTGATTTCGTTGTCGTTCGAGGAGAAGAAGTGTCATGCCGTAACAGCGATGAGAAGAACGTTCATTTGCTAGTTATGGGACAACGCGAATTCATCTACGGGTCGGGTGATGGCGCTGAACGATGGAATCATACAACAAGCGAACATAGTGCCAGAGAGGTTTTGGCGATCAAGTCGGCGGACTCCCCCGCGTTCGCTGCGCATGCAAAGGAGCCCGTCCCTTTCCTGCAGCGACTTCTTCTCGGGAGAGGAGTGTGGACCGATGCCGACCTGGCCCTTGACGCCTTGACAGGCCTACAAATTCTGAACGGAAGGTGCGACGAAAGCTTTTGGGAAGGGTATCGGGCATGGACAAGACAGCTTCTAAAGGGCAAGAAGCTGATCGCAATTGCAGGAAATGACGCTCACGGGAACTTCAATCGCTTTCGTCAAATCGGAATCCCCTTTCTCCTCATCAAGGAAAACAACGATCAGATTTTCGGGAAGATGCGGACCGGTCTCTTCGTAAACGGCGGCCTATCCGAGCAGAACGTTCTTCAAGCCTTCGAAAGCGGTTCGGCGATCATGACGGATGGTCCAGTGATCCGGCTCATTGCTGTGGGGGGAGATCATTCACAATCTGGGATTGGGGGATCTGTTACAGGGCCCACCATTCGGCTTGAGCTCGACGTACTGTCGACACCCGAATTTGGTGAGATAGGATCCGTCAAGTTGATTCTGGGAAAGATCGGAGACTCGACGGAGCGAACGGCATACAGGATCGATGGGAACAATGGGTTCTTGCTGCGCAAGGAGTTCTCGGTAAATCCTTCAGGGGCATGCTACGCTCGTGCCGAAGTTTGGACGATTGCCTCGAACTCTTTTGATGGTCAGGAGCATTACTGCCTTACCAATCCGATATGGATTCGTTCCGCATGA
- a CDS encoding sigma 54-interacting transcriptional regulator codes for MEATIVGRSKSIELLRKQITKAAHGTKDVLIVGEPGVGKGVVAKRIHSEQFNGTNDQHPYFSVNASVIDDRELEAVLFGFEKGVPGMPPTTKRGLFELSNDGTILIEEIEDASFRNQMKILSFIQARTAMRMGGDEGRGVHARVVLTMKKRPEELLPTHKVYDELAKKVQEFEQIEILPLRERPEDIPVLVKHFVNEISKDLGIKDVAIDINAIDVLVRHPWKENIRELKAVIDKSILFSSGGKFALPPELTDEKTEVVKMINNVISGQEFVLDNSLDLIEKGIIERSLTRFGFNQSKAALFLGMTEQTLRYKLKRLAIPSARHR; via the coding sequence ATGGAAGCAACAATCGTAGGCAGAAGCAAATCGATCGAACTTCTGAGGAAGCAGATCACGAAGGCCGCTCATGGGACAAAGGATGTCCTGATTGTCGGCGAACCGGGAGTCGGTAAAGGCGTTGTCGCGAAGAGAATCCACTCCGAGCAATTCAACGGCACCAATGACCAACATCCCTATTTCTCGGTGAATGCATCCGTGATCGATGATCGCGAATTGGAAGCTGTTCTTTTCGGCTTTGAAAAAGGCGTGCCGGGAATGCCCCCGACCACAAAACGCGGGCTCTTCGAACTCTCAAATGACGGAACAATCCTCATCGAAGAGATTGAAGACGCCAGCTTCAGAAATCAGATGAAGATTCTGAGCTTCATACAGGCACGGACTGCAATGCGGATGGGAGGGGACGAGGGCAGAGGCGTTCACGCACGAGTTGTCCTGACTATGAAGAAAAGACCTGAAGAGTTGTTGCCGACCCACAAAGTCTATGATGAATTGGCGAAGAAGGTCCAGGAATTCGAACAAATTGAGATCCTTCCGTTGAGGGAACGACCTGAGGATATCCCTGTTCTCGTGAAGCACTTCGTGAATGAGATCAGTAAGGACCTGGGCATCAAAGATGTGGCGATCGATATCAATGCAATTGATGTCCTGGTGCGACACCCTTGGAAAGAAAATATCCGGGAACTCAAAGCCGTTATCGACAAGTCCATCCTATTTTCCTCCGGAGGCAAATTCGCTCTCCCGCCTGAACTCACAGATGAAAAGACTGAAGTTGTCAAGATGATCAACAACGTCATCAGTGGCCAGGAGTTTGTTCTTGACAATTCCCTGGATCTCATTGAAAAGGGGATTATCGAACGATCGCTTACCAGATTCGGATTCAATCAGTCAAAGGCAGCGCTTTTCCTCGGGATGACGGAGCAGACTCTCCGTTATAAACTCAAAAGACTTGCGATCCCGAGCGCCCGTCACCGATAA
- a CDS encoding site-2 protease family protein → MSNNFPQEDPLRLDEVESAKPDFRFLLNILLLLLTLFTTTVAGVQWVGKNAFELTNLHYGLPYSISILFVLGVHEFGHYFAARYHGVKVTLPYFLPFPPTPFFLNFGTLGALIRTRSVVPTRKAMFDIGVAGPLAGFCACVVVLILGFLTLPGPDYILSIHPGYDFSTQMTNDGQGLGLEFGRTILYSALSWLLTDPAQQFVPPMSEMYHYPLLCVGWFGLFVTAMNLIPIGQYDGGHLIYTLFGDKHRRIARTSFVILLVLGLPAVIDALLRGIMSYFMEQLPAQIVPFAQYSWTGWFLWALVSYYFIKLYHPPVPDETPLDRQRIIVGWFTLIVFVVSFSFAPFTISM, encoded by the coding sequence ATGAGCAATAACTTCCCCCAGGAAGATCCTCTACGTCTTGATGAAGTTGAGTCAGCGAAACCGGATTTCCGCTTTCTTCTCAACATCCTCCTTCTTCTCCTTACGCTGTTTACTACGACCGTCGCCGGCGTGCAATGGGTGGGAAAGAACGCCTTCGAACTTACAAATCTCCACTATGGTCTTCCGTACTCGATTTCCATCCTCTTTGTACTCGGGGTCCACGAGTTCGGACATTACTTCGCTGCAAGATACCATGGAGTCAAGGTTACTTTGCCTTACTTCCTCCCATTTCCTCCAACTCCCTTCTTCTTGAACTTTGGGACTTTGGGCGCTCTTATTCGGACTAGATCTGTTGTCCCAACCCGAAAAGCTATGTTCGACATCGGAGTTGCTGGCCCGCTCGCTGGTTTCTGCGCGTGCGTTGTCGTATTAATTCTCGGATTCCTGACTCTGCCAGGCCCGGACTATATCCTATCAATCCATCCGGGGTATGATTTTTCGACCCAGATGACCAACGATGGACAAGGACTAGGGTTGGAATTCGGCAGAACGATTCTTTACAGTGCCCTCTCCTGGCTTCTTACGGATCCAGCGCAGCAATTCGTTCCGCCTATGTCCGAAATGTATCACTATCCGCTGCTTTGCGTCGGTTGGTTTGGGCTCTTCGTCACCGCAATGAACCTCATCCCGATCGGACAGTACGATGGCGGACATCTTATCTATACGCTCTTCGGCGACAAGCATCGTAGGATTGCTCGAACATCATTTGTCATACTCCTTGTACTGGGACTGCCGGCCGTGATCGACGCACTTCTCCGGGGAATAATGAGCTACTTCATGGAGCAATTGCCAGCCCAGATTGTCCCTTTCGCTCAATACAGTTGGACAGGTTGGTTCCTGTGGGCATTGGTCTCCTATTATTTCATCAAGCTCTATCATCCACCTGTGCCTGATGAGACACCCCTGGATAGACAACGAATTATTGTTGGGTGGTTCACGCTGATAGTCTTTGTTGTGAGTTTCTCTTTCGCACCGTTTACGATTTCCATGTAA
- a CDS encoding PorV/PorQ family protein, with the protein MTKKWMLLFFLALCPVIVIAQGSSVGSSQLKIPLDGRSAALGDATIADHGRLSSWLLNPANLESRGNVTIALTHAQWIQDIQCEFLAIQIPISFGTVGLGVSAISVPGIEVRDIPGPALGTFSARNATLQLGFATTLIQNASFGVSAKYLYEKLYADDASGLGVDVGLLYRTPIAGLQAAVSVTNAGSLEQFRRENSDLPTFVRGGIAYTFAFDDFAFSANAGFAGHIQQSESHMLGSIETTYDNAVSVRFGYASGYDSRGLSAGLGIRYEFLQFDYAFVPFSLGLGDAHLFTLAFQF; encoded by the coding sequence ATGACAAAGAAATGGATGCTGCTCTTCTTTCTAGCTCTGTGCCCGGTCATCGTGATCGCCCAGGGATCATCCGTTGGCTCTTCCCAGCTCAAAATTCCGCTTGATGGCCGCTCGGCTGCACTCGGTGACGCAACAATCGCTGATCACGGCCGGCTTTCCTCGTGGCTGCTCAATCCGGCCAATCTGGAGAGTCGCGGGAATGTGACGATCGCCCTGACTCATGCTCAGTGGATTCAGGACATCCAATGCGAGTTCCTCGCAATTCAAATTCCAATCTCATTCGGGACAGTCGGCCTGGGAGTTTCAGCTATCAGCGTACCCGGCATCGAAGTGAGAGACATCCCCGGCCCAGCGCTAGGGACCTTCAGCGCCAGAAATGCAACATTGCAGCTTGGATTTGCGACGACGCTGATTCAAAATGCCTCGTTCGGAGTCTCAGCGAAGTACCTCTATGAGAAGCTCTATGCTGACGACGCATCCGGACTTGGCGTGGACGTTGGCCTGTTGTATCGCACGCCAATTGCAGGCCTCCAAGCAGCAGTCTCCGTGACCAATGCCGGTTCGCTTGAACAATTCCGAAGAGAAAACTCCGACCTGCCAACCTTTGTCCGGGGCGGAATTGCGTACACTTTTGCATTTGACGATTTTGCCTTTTCAGCTAACGCGGGCTTCGCTGGTCATATTCAGCAAAGCGAAAGCCATATGCTGGGAAGCATCGAAACAACCTATGACAACGCCGTCTCCGTCAGATTTGGCTATGCCTCAGGCTACGATTCACGCGGCCTTTCGGCAGGCCTCGGCATCCGGTACGAGTTTCTTCAATTCGACTATGCCTTCGTCCCGTTTTCACTCGGCCTGGGAGACGCTCACCTCTTCACACTAGCATTCCAATTCTGA